In the genome of Raphanus sativus cultivar WK10039 chromosome 4, ASM80110v3, whole genome shotgun sequence, one region contains:
- the LOC108850095 gene encoding F-box protein At1g69090-like, with product MASQPLALAQSPPKSHCWSELPLDLMQLILERLGFADFERAKSVCSSWGSASRKSKPNNKIPWMILFPEEKNYCLLFNPEDKEEKLYKTQHLADDFTEIHCLATCRSWLLMDPSLKNKENPVYILNLLTRERINLPPIWDQRFDSPILWIDEKTKDYLVIGDTLLYLKKGDKSWKQISEGIQDDMVFKDHKLYCLADDELRIFDFSGEFPLQVSRVSVGGGRVQPKILSCRRMRLPDIPDHIQEVRTRENVVVTVRGDVLIVKSESPFLSETWNFKIFKMDSSNGLEEIFSLGDEAIILDLGITVLAKDQDGITSNSIYFTGDEIGWYECDTEIFVFNLDSKKAEQLPPLVSSSVSFSRARWFLPSFRND from the coding sequence ATGGCTTCACAACCGTTAGCCTTAGCCCAATCTCCTCCAAAATCTCATTGCTGGTCCGAGCTTCCTCTAGATCTCATGCAGCTGATCTTGGAGCGCCTTGGATTTGCCGATTTCGAAAGGGCTAAATCAGTTTGTTCATCATGGGGATCTGCTTCGAGAAAATCAAAGCCAAACAATAAGATCCCTTGGATGATTCTATTCCCTGAGGAAAAGAATTACTGTCTCTTGTTCAATCCtgaagataaagaagaaaagCTCTACAAAACTCAACATCTTGCCGACGACTTTACAGAAATCCATTGTCTGGCGACATGTAGAAGCTGGCTTTTGATGGATCCTAGTTTGAAAAACAAGGAAAACcctgtttatattttaaatctctTAACCCGCGAGAGAATCAATCTACCTCCTATTTGGGATCAACGATTTGACTCTCCGATATTGTGGATAGACGAGAAAACCAAAGATTACCTTGTCATAGGAGATACTCTACTTTATTTGAAGAAAGGTGATAAATCGTGGAAACAAATCTCGGAAGGCATCCAAGATGACATGGTATTCAAAGATCACAAACTCTATTGTCTCGCCGATGATGAACTGCGTATTTTCGACTTTTCTGGTGAATTTCCGCTGCAAGTTTCCAGAGTTAGCGTAGGAGGGGGACGCGtacaaccaaaaatattaagCTGTCGTCGGATGAGATTGCCTGATATTCCAGATCATATCCAAGAGGTTCGCACGAGGGAGAACGTGGTAGTCACTGTACGAGGAGATGTCTTAATTGTTAAGAGCGAAAGTCCTTTTTTGTCCGAAACATGGAACTTTAAAATCTTCAAGATGGATTCATCAAATGGGCTGGAGGAAATTTTTTCTTTGGGAGATGAGGCGattattttagatttgggtATTACAGTGCTTGCTAAGGACCAGGATGGCATCACTAGTAACTCCATTTACTTCACAGGCGATGAGATAGGTTGGTACGAGTGCGACACTGAAATCTTTGTATTCAATCTCGATTCAAAGAAGGCTGAACAACTACCACCACTtgtttcttcctctgtttcattcTCTAGAGCTCGTTGGTTCCTACCAAGTTTCAGGAATGATTGA
- the LOC108848869 gene encoding aspartic proteinase A3-like → MESIWFFVISAVLLSGSCHGLSNGTVKVILKKYINGNRFIGLVNYRDVVLYGDIDVGDPPQRFRVVFDTGSADLWIPSSTYPKTVHPHQKFNPKASRTYIQSGGGVLDLKYEKGELTGFLGRDKVMVGGVLLDRQEFIQATKPGPHIEDVVYDGILGLGFPSLAVKGTTTVLENMMNKRLINKNIFSFWIRSYHGDGRHEDPNGGQIVFGGFDPNHFKGEHTYVPVYGRIRNFWRIKMTTIHIGETPTRHCAAQCVAIVDSGITDILGPKKPISDINKALGKVSCSTMRTMPTIFFTIGGKLFPLTPDDYIAKDGGKCFSRFVESHRWFLGLAFMRAYHTIFDLQDQKKPRVGFAIAT, encoded by the exons ATGGAAAGTATATGGTTTTTTGTCATATCAGCTGTGCTACTATCTGGATCCTGTCACGGATTATCGAATGGAACTGTCAAAGTCATTctgaaaaaatatatcaatgGTAACCGCTTTATAGGTTTAGTGAATTATCGTGATGTAGTCCTCTACGGTGATATTGATGTGGGTGATCCACCTCAGAGATTCAGAGTTGTTTTTGATACGGGAAGTGCCGATCTTTGGATACCTTCTAGTACATATCCTAAAACGGTCCATCCGCATCAAAAGTTCAATCCCAAAGCATCAAGAACCTATATACAGAGCG GAGGAGGAGTTTTGGATCTTAAATATGAAAAGGGGGAGCTAACAGGTTTCCTAGGTCGAGATAAAGTAATGGTGGGTGGAGTTTTACTCGATAGACAAGAGTTTATACAGGCAACAAAACCTGGTCCTCATATAGAAGACGTGGTATATGATGGCATCCTAGGATTGGGATTTCCAAGCCTTGCGGTGAAAGGAACAACTACGGTCTTGGAAAATATGATGAACAAAAGACtgattaataaaaacatattttctttttggattaGAAGTTACCACGGTGACGGAAGACATGAAGATCCAAATGGTGGACAAATAGTGTTTGGTGGATTCGACCCAAACCACTTTAAAGGGGAACATACGTATGTTCCCGTCTATGGGAGAATAAGAAATTTCTGGAGAATTAAAATGACAACTATTCACATTGGTGAAACACCAACTCGACATTGTGCAGCACAATGCGTAGCAATTGTTGATTCTGGGATAACTGACATTCTGGGTCCAAAG AAACCTATCAGCGACATAAATAAAGCACTTGGAAAGGTGAGTTGCTCTACCATGCGTACGATGCCCACTATCTTCTTCACGATCGGGGGAAAGCTTTTTCCCCTCACGCCAGATGAT taCATAGCCAAGGATGGTGGAAAGTGCTTCAGTCGTTTTGTGGAGTCACATCGCTG GTTTTTAGGCCTCGCTTTTATGCGAGCCTATCACACAATCTTCGACCTCCAAGACCAGAAGAAACCCAGAGTTGGGTTTGCCATAGCAACATAa